A genomic segment from Garra rufa chromosome 5, GarRuf1.0, whole genome shotgun sequence encodes:
- the tescb gene encoding tescalcin b: protein MGSFQSLPDDHQYRTLSQKTGFSLEQIAILHNRFKQLSQNEETLRKDDLKTIQDLESNPIRSQIIEAFFDRRNFQKDGVGSVEEIGFEEFLTIMSYFRAPTHHNTEEEREEMRRAKLRFLFNMHDTDNDGTITLEEYRHVVEELLSRSGALGRETAKGIADAAMLEVASISVGPMAPDEFYEGITFEHFLKILKGIEIETRMHIRFLNMDTTVLCK, encoded by the exons ATGGGAAGCTTTCAGTCTTTGCCGGATGACCATCAGTATCGAACCCTGTCACAGAAGACAGGCT TTTCACTGGAGCAGATCGCAATTCTCCACAATCGTTTTAAGCAGCTCAGCCAAAACGAGGAGACATTACG GAAAGATGACCTTAAAACAATCCAAGACCTGGAAAGCAACCCAATTCGGTCCCAGATTATAGAAGCTTTCTTCGATAGAAG AAACTTCCAGAAAGATGGTGTTGGATCTGTGGAAGAAATTGGTTTTGAGGAATTCCTTACCATCATGTCATACTTTAGAGCACCAACCCATCATAACacagaggaagagagagaagAAATGAGAAGAGCCAAACTGCGCT TCCTCTTCAACATGCATGACACCGACAATGATGGAACCATAACACTGGAGGAATACAGACAT GTAGTAGAGGAGTTGTTGTCTCGTAGTGGAGCTCTTGGAAGAGAGACAGCTAAGGGCATTGCAGATGCTGCAATGCTGGAGGTTGCCAGTATCTCAGTCGGTCCCATG gcACCTGATGAGTTCTACGAAGGAATAACATTTGAGCATTTTTTGAAG ATTCTTAAAGGAATTGAGATCGAGACGAGAATGCACATTCGCTTCCTAAACATGGACACGACTGTTTTGTGCAAGTAA
- the m17 gene encoding IL-6 subfamily cytokine M17, with the protein MNCHVRNMVCLSQRSHAKFTIILPILILIAVEFVHPAMSCKNENCSQILHHSLKLTRLMSKRTAELLEIYKTSQGDSADLICDMQMDNVPVSTVTGQTISERILSIYTLLKEFLPHLRTVMEQQKDLNPPTNPVAEGLNRVITHVRHIALRVNCILQILQPNIPIPEPAEKPTGIPPAQNIFQQKAYGCVVLSRLQELLSQAVQEQKSLKGKLCRKRAKKWFLMN; encoded by the exons ATGAATTGTCATGTTAGGAACATGGTCTGCCTATCTCAGAGATCACACGCAAAATTCA caataaTCCTCCCTATCCTCATCTTGATTGCTGTTGAGTTTGTGCATCCAGCAATGTCATGCAAGAATGAAAACTGCAGCCAGATTCTTCACCATAGTCTGAAGCTGACTAGGTTAATGAGCAAGAGGACGGCAGAGCTCTTAGAAATATAT AAAACCAGTCAAGGAGATTCTGCAGACCTGATCTGTGATATGCAAATGGACAATGTTCCAGTATCTACAGTCACTGGCCAGACCATATCGGAGCGCATCTTGAGCATTTACACTCTCCTGAAAGAGTTTCTACCACACTTGAGGACAGTGATGGAGCAGCAGAAAGACTTGAATCCTCCAACCAACCCTGTGGCGGAGGGGCTTAACAGGGTGATTACACATGTTCGCCACATTGCTCTGAGGGTGAACTGTATCTTACAAATCCTGCAGCCAAATATACCCATTCCTGAGCCAGCTGAAAAGCCAACAGGAATTCCCCCTGCGCAAAATATTTTCCAACAGAAAGCCTATGGATGCGTTGTCCTGTCTCGGCTTCAGGAGCTCCTTAGTCAAGCAGTTCAAGAACAGAAGTCTCTCAAAGGGAAGCTGTGTAGAAAAAGGGccaaaaaatggttcttgatGAACTAA